One region of Leishmania braziliensis MHOM/BR/75/M2904 complete genome, chromosome 17 genomic DNA includes:
- a CDS encoding putative L-gulonolactone oxidase, producing the protein MSLQLPASRWTNLAGIGLCHPSHHHYPTSTEDVQRIVEFVRSQKGKCRVAGGGRSPNTATFTNEHLIHMEPMSRILSIDTVARTITCEAGAVMEEVMKSLDKVGLMVRCVPSYVSTTVGGCIATATHSSGIRCNCLSDYVRGLKIVDGCAMIRTLATGKDDAELRLAACHLGVMGVVTEVTLEVQPRVQWKVVSQPLSMKDATNTALVAEKVKSTEYYRWWWVPHTEGCYESYGSVEDVPDMSPKSPLRETLGLQCETPVKPSPAASRTASNTSDSADSSTSLVVKMVLKYIATDFVRHQMVEWSLWAACLYPNLQPYVNKAYQRVFYSAPQVQCGSALECFTFDCLFKQWANEWAIDASRAVEAFNRLRGMVDREGMLLHFPVEFRFTAPDLSDMSPAVGRSTCWIGVVMYRPRGREARDTHRCYQGFCRLMEEMGGRPHWAKYYDWGHHEITAAYGDHWKRFLALRRRMDPDDIFVNRWFSNLISPDRVNSTECAH; encoded by the coding sequence TGTCTCTTCAACTTCCGGCAAGTCGGTGGACAAACCTCGCTGGCATCGGCTTGTGCCACCCAtcgcaccaccactaccccACCAGCACCGAGGATGTGCAGCGGATCGTCGAGTTTGTGCGCTCCCAGAAGGGTAAGTGCCGTGTTGCGGGAGGGGGCAGAAGCCCGAACACGGCAACCTTCACGAATGAGCACCTAATCCACATGGAGCCCATGTCGCGCATCTTGTCAATCGACACCGTCGCACGCACCATCACGTGCGAGGCGGGAGCGGTTatggaggaggtgatgaAGTCGCTCGACAAGGTGGGTCTCATGGTGCGCTGCGTGCCATCCTACGTCAGTACCACTGTCGGTGGCTGCATCGCCACGGCTACGCACAGCAGTGGCATTCGGTGTAATTGCCTCTCGGACTACGTGCGAGGATTGAAGATCGTGGACGGCTGCGCAATGATTCGCACGCTGGCCACTGGCAAGGATGACGCAGAGCTGCGGCTGGCCGCCTGCCACCTCGGCGTGATGGGCGTGGTCACGGAGGTCACACTGGAGGTGCAGCCGCGAGTTCAGTGGAAGGTGGTGAGTCAGCCGCTGTCCATGAAGGATGCAACAAACACTGCGCTCGTGGCGGAGAAGGTGAAGTCGACAGAGTACtacaggtggtggtgggttCCGCACACCGAGGGCTGCTACGAATCCTACGGCAGTGTTGAGGACGTGCCGGACATGTCCCCCAAATCCCCACTTCGCGAAACCCTCGGGCTGCAGTGCGAAACTCCGGTGAAGCCGTCGCCTGCTGCTTCGCGGACAGCAAGCAAcaccagcgacagcgccgacagcagcacctctctTGTTGTGAAGATGGTCCTCAAGTACATTGCCACAGACTTCGTACGGCATCAGATGGTGGAGTGGAGCTTGTGGGCAGCATGCCTGTACCCGAATCTTCAGCCATACGTGAACAAGGCCTATCAGCGAGTCTTCTACTCGGCCCCACAGGTGCAGTGCGGGTCGGCGCTGGAGTGCTTCACCTTCGACTGCCTCTTTAAGCAGTGGGCCAACGAGTGGGCTATTGACGCCTCGCGGGCCGTGGAGGCGTTCAACCGATTGCGAGGCATGGTCGACCGTGAGGGCATGCTACTACACTTCCCTGTCGAATTCCGCTTCACGGCGCCAGATTTGTCGGACATGTCCCCTGCTGTGGGGCGGTCAACATGCTGGATTGGCGTGGTGATGTACCGCCCCCGCGGACGAGAAGCGCGCGACACACACCGCTGCTACCAGGGCTTCTGTCGCTtgatggaggagatgggTGGCCGTCCACACTGGGCCAAGTATTACGACTGGGGCCATCACGAGATAACGGCGGCCTACGGCGACCACTGGAAGCGCTttctggcgctgcgccgcaggATGGACCCCGATGACATCTTTGTGAACAGGTGGTTCAGCAACCTGATATCGCCTGACCGCGTGAACAGCACCGAGTGTGCGCACTAG
- a CDS encoding putative myo-inositol-1(or 4)-monophosphatase 1, with product MATPITQFSLTEDELDDALGLAIHTANAAAFIMNSAVDERTSGTLEVQTKTNTADLVTPCEKQCREEVLNILRAGTPSYAILSGEMHREAVLGDGPTWIVGPIDGAISFAHGLFDCCISIALALRKEPVLSVVCAPRLQEVFTAVKNRGAFSNGQRIHVSLATSLKESVVLLHQGCSRSDAAVKSVTAMQVALAKLPVQGLRCSGSAALDMCLVAAGRAELCWGVGVNPWDVAAGVIMVREAGGVVLDAESADTFDLTRRGVCCGCSLDITKQGVELSLKQN from the coding sequence ATGGCGACCCCAATAACGCAGTTCTCCCTCACGGAAGACGAGCTGGATGATGCTCTTGGCCTCGCCATCCACACCGCAAACGCGGCAGCCTTCATAATGAACAGCGCAGTTGACGAGAGGACAAGCGGCACCCTCGAAGTGCAGACGAAGACCAACACGGCAGATCTCGTGACGCCGTGCGAAAAACAGTgcagggaggaggtgctgaatATCCTGCGCGCAGGCACTCCATCATATGCTATTCTGAGCGGGGAGATGCATCGAGAGGCGGTGCTCGGTGACGGCCCCACGTGGATCGTCGGCCCGATTGACGGGGCCATCAGTTTTGCGCACGGTCTCTTTGACTGCTGCATCTCCATCGCATTAGCCCTTCGCAAGGAGCCGGTACTGAGTGTCGTGTGTGCCCCACGCCTGCAGGAAGTCTTCACCGCCGTCAAGAACCGTGGCGCCTTCAGCAACGGCCAGCGCATTCACGTCTCGTTGGCAACATCGCTGAAAGAAAGCGTTGTGCTGCTCCACCAAGGCTGCAGCCGTAGCGATGCTGCCGTGAAGAGTGTGACAGCAATGCAGGTGGCGCTGGCAAAGCTCCCCGTGCAGGGATTGCGGTGCAGTGggtcggcagcgctggataTGTGCCTTGTCGCGGCCGGGCGAGCGGAGCTGTGCTGGGGAGTGGGCGTGAACCCGTGGGATGTGGCGGCAGGGGTGATTATGGTGCGTGAGGCAGGCGGCGTTGTGCTTGACGCCGAAAGCGCCGATACCTTCGACCTCACCCGCCGTGGCGTCTGTTGCGGCTGCTCTCTGGATATTACCAAACAAGGCGTCGAACTGAGTCTTAAGCAGAATTAA